The window TGAGTGCAACGCTGCTCAATTAGCTGCAAAAATCACCCCCAATACCGCTGCTATTTTGTATATCAAATCGCACCATACCGTACAAAAAAGCATGTTGACGGTTGAACAAGCCGCCAAAGTGGCTCATGACCACCAGCTCCCTCTGATTGTTGATGCTGCTGCTGAAGAAGAGCTCACGGCTTACTACCAAGCTGGTGGTGATATTGTGATTTACAGTGGCGCAAAAGCGATTGAAGGCCCAACAAGCGGCCTTGTTATCGGTAAAAAACAGTATGTTGAGTGGATAAAACGCCAAAGCCAAGGTATTGGCCGTGCGATGAAAGTGGGCAAAGAAGGTATTTTGGGCCTCACCCTTGCTATCGAACAGTATCTCACTGCGACAAAAGAGACGGGCGCAGAGATGGTCAATCGAATGAGTCAATTCATCAGCGATTTGAATGCAATTAAAGGTATCTCCGCCCAAATCGTCTGGGATGCTGCGGGACGTGATATTGCTCGCACTGAAATTAGCTTTGATGAAAAAACGATAGGCAAAACCACTTACCAAATCATGGCTGAATTAAAGCAAGGTGATACCGCGATTTACTTCCGTGAATACAAAGCCAACGAAGGAAAAGTAGAAGCTGACATTCGTAGTGTCAGTACTGAGCAACTTAATGTTATTTCAAAGAATATTCGTTTGTTAGTAGAAGGAATTTAAGATGAAATTGTCACCGAATTTTTATCGTGACCGTGTCTGTTTAAACGTTTTGGCGGGCAGCCATCAAAATGCAAAAGATATCTATGCCGCAGCAGAAACCTTTGTTGTTGTTGGTGTTTTATCTAAAAATTACCCTGATTTAGAAAGCGCGATTGCTGATATGCGCATTTATGCACAAGAAACGGATAATGCGTTATCTGTTGGCCTTGGTGCTGGCGATCCAAACCAATCCACTATGGTATCGTTGATTTCAAAAGAAGTTCAGCCACAGCACGTAAACCAAGTCTTTACTGGTGCACCGATTAGCCGTGCATTGTTAGGCCAAAATGAAACCTTCGTTAACGCATTGATTTCACCAACAGGTACCGTTGGTATGGTTAAAATTTCAACTGGCCCACTAAGTTCTCAAGCGCCAGATGGCATTGTGCCGATTGAAACTGCCATTATGATGCTTAAAGACATGGGAGCTGACTCTGTTAAATTCTTTAATATGAAAGGGCTAACTTATATTGAAGAATATAAAGCCATCGCCAAAGCGTGTGCTGAATTTGATTTTTCTTTAGAGCCTACAGGCGGTATTGATTTAGATAATTTTGCCGAAATTTTGCAAATTGCTCTCGATGCTGGCGTGAAGAAAATCATTCCTCATATTTATAGTTCAATCATTGATAAAGAGTCGGGCAATACTCGTCCAGAAGATGTGCGTCAATTATTGCAGATGGTTAAGCAAGCGGTTAATTGATGCGGTAGTGAGTAGTAAGTAAGAAAATAAATATAAGCGAGACGTTATAATATAAGTCATTGTCACAATGACGAAACAATAAATCCCCCACTCATCAAATATGAGCGGGGGATTTTTTACTATGAGTTAATGACCTATCGTTCTTGCATTCGGTATAATATGAAACCAATAATTATCAGGCACTGGGCTACCCCAAACGCCAAAATACATGGCAATTCCAATGGTTATAAATAAAATTGCTAAGGTTAAAATGGCCATCAGCATACCCGATAACCGAAACTGACGTTTTTTTGTTGGCACTTGCAATGAGAAATCTAGCGTTGATGCAACAGGGCAAGATTCCACGCACGTCATACATCCCGTGCACTCCACTGTTTTTACCGTAATTAACTTGTCGACAGGGATCCGTGACGGGCAATTTTTCGCACATTTTCCACAATCAATGCAGTTTTCCCTGTTTCTGCGAATTTTAAACGGTGAAAATAACGAAAATAGCCCTAATAATGCACCATAAGGACATAAATAACGGCACCAAGCGTTACGAATAAACAAGCTTGCCACCACTAAAACGACCACAGTGATAAGCGCAAATAAGCTAATATAGCGAAAGAAATCCAACATTTTTACGTCAATAATGATCCCATAAGGGGACATCATAAAATATTGGATCATCTGCGCAGACATGGAAAATGCAATATAAAGAAAGAAACCTAATAATAAATATTTTAGGCCTCTTAAAGGGATATCGAGCCATTTAGGTAAACTGATTTGGTTTTGATAACGAAAGAGTTTTTTCCCTAACTTACCTGTGTACTCTGATATTGTGCCAATCGGGCACATCCATGAACAGAATGCTTTTTTGAACAGCAAGCTAATCACGATAAAAGAAACTAAAAGAAACATTGAGGCCGCATGAATGACAGGAAAGCTGCCCGTTTCCAACGTATATTTTAAATTCATTAGCCCAGCAATCGGCAGCCAGCCTTCAATTCCACCAGGGCGAGGAAGATAAAGGGTTGCCCCACCCGTTTCGTAGTAACGAACCCAGTAATAGAAAGTAATACCGATATAAAGGTTAATTGCTAACAGTGTTACCTGTACAAATTTACGCCAAGTTGACGCGTTTCGCCAATCATTCCAAGGAAGCTTTCCTCCTGTTGTACCGGGGCGACGTTGGTACCTTATACGTGGTTTTTCTATCATGTCCGCACATCTCTTTAACATGCATTATAAATACCACTATTCTATTTACATATTCAGAGAGCGTATTGATTTGCATCAGAGGGTTATGATCTTGATGCTTTGATACTTTGATACTTTGATACTTTGATACTTTGATACTTTGATACTTTGATACTTTGATACTTTGATACAGCGAATGGTGAAGACAAACAAGATAAGTATTTTGATATTAAATAAAAAGATTATGATTTTTTCTAAATAATTCGAGTTGTGCCACGGCGGCAAAATGAGGAAATCCCTAGGAGCATACACCAGTATGTGACTAGGGTTGACGAATGAAGCCAACACAGGCACAGCTTGAAGTATGACGAAAAAAAGGAGCATACACCAGTATGTGACTCGAGTTGCTGAATGCAGCCAACAAAGGTACAGCGCGAAATATGAAGAAAAAAGGGAGTTGGCCGATAAGCCGGGTTCTGTCATGGACAACCATTCATCTAGGCCAGCACTTGCGCACTGGCTCCAGCAACCTACCCGAGTTCAATGCGGGCCGCACCATATGAACCCCTATTTGGTCTTGCTCCGGGTGGAGTTTACCGTGCCACGAACTGTTACCAGTCGCGCGGTGCGCTCTTACCGCACCCTTTCACCCTTACCTGATCCTGTAAACAGGCCATCGGCGGTTTGCTCTCTGTTGCACTAGTCGTAGGCTCGCGCCTCCCAGACGTTATCTGGCACCCTGCCCTATGGAGCCCGGACTTTCCTCCCCTCTACCCGTCTCCCGAAGGGACTACGATAAAGCAGCGGTTGTCTGGCCAACTCCGCGGCGAATTATAGGCACTTTACTGTGTCTTGTACAGACTCTAACGACTTTCATTTACCACTTATATAAATGAACTCGTCTATTTGCTCAAGAATCATTCATCAGCTTGATTATCAAGCATCAATTTATACAACATATTTTTCTTGAGGCCATAAATTTCAGCCGTGATTGCAGCCGCTTTTTTCGGTGGTAACTCTTTTTGTAATAAATTCAAGGTACGAACCACATCCGGTGAAATTGCAGAATCATCTTCAGGCTTCTTATACCCTTCAACAATTAACACCATTTCGCCGCGGTGACGATTCTCATCTTCTTTTACCCAAGCGAGCAACTCCCCTACGGGGCGGCCTTCAATGGACTCCCACGTCTTAGTGATTTCTCGCGCTAAAACAACATGGCGCTCCGGTCCCCAGACTTCCACCATATCTGCTAAACTGTCTAACAAACGGTGGGTTGATTCATAGAAAATCAGCGTGCGAGTTTCTTGTTCGAGTGATTGTAAAACATCTTTACGGCCTTTTGTTTTTGCGGGTAAAAATCCTTCATAACAAAAACGGTCTGAGGGCAAACCTGCGGCAGATAACGCAGTGATAGCGGCACAAGGCCCCGGTAAAGGTACAACTCGAATACCCGCTTCGCGGCAACGATTGACGAGATGATAACCCGGATCATTAATTAAAGGTGTACCAGCATCGGAGACTAATGCGATACTATCGCCTTGTTGAAGTAGACTAATTAATTGATCTGCCTTTTGCTGTTCATTATGATCATGCAGAGCAAACAACCGTGCATTTATCGCAAAGTTCTGTAATAGAATGCCTGAATGCCGAGTGTCCTCTGCAGCAATAAGGTCAACATGTTTAAGAACATCCAACGCGCGTTGCGTGATATCCTTCATATTACCAATTGGGGTAGGAACGATATACAGCGTGGATGCCATAACCACAGCTTGATTAGGTTGGTTCATTGTTTCATCCAAATAGCCGGTTTAAAATTAAGCAATTGAAAAATACACCATTGGATACAGTATGCGTCCTTCAATTTTTTTGCATTTGAAAAAAGGGTTAATGTGCACAGCAATGCTGTCCACATTTGCACTGTCAGGGTGCCAAATTGTCTCGGAATATTTTCCGTCAACCCAAAAAACGCCTGAGCAAAGCACATCTGATAATGCTAGCCATTACCAAGCAATCATCGATGCTGCACAAGGTAAGCCTTCAATGGAGGCGATACGCGCCTACATTAGCCAAGAACCTTTATTAAAAACAGCCGCTGAACGCCAAGCTAATATTGATGGGTTATGGCAGATGTTAACACAGTTAACGCCAGAACAAATTCATGGCGTTGGTGCCGATGAAAATATTCTCCAAGGCTGGGTCGATCTTTTAGATATTTATCAAAACAACCGAGATGACACAGATGCCTTACTCGCTGGCTATAACGATTGGAAAATGCGTTATTCAAATAACCCAGCAGTAACGACAACGCCGACTCTTTTGCAGCAAGCCATGATACCTCAAGTGGGTAAAACCCCTAAGATTGCTTTATTTTTA is drawn from Providencia huaxiensis and contains these coding sequences:
- a CDS encoding 4Fe-4S binding protein is translated as MIEKPRIRYQRRPGTTGGKLPWNDWRNASTWRKFVQVTLLAINLYIGITFYYWVRYYETGGATLYLPRPGGIEGWLPIAGLMNLKYTLETGSFPVIHAASMFLLVSFIVISLLFKKAFCSWMCPIGTISEYTGKLGKKLFRYQNQISLPKWLDIPLRGLKYLLLGFFLYIAFSMSAQMIQYFMMSPYGIIIDVKMLDFFRYISLFALITVVVLVVASLFIRNAWCRYLCPYGALLGLFSLFSPFKIRRNRENCIDCGKCAKNCPSRIPVDKLITVKTVECTGCMTCVESCPVASTLDFSLQVPTKKRQFRLSGMLMAILTLAILFITIGIAMYFGVWGSPVPDNYWFHIIPNARTIGH
- the rsmI gene encoding 16S rRNA (cytidine(1402)-2'-O)-methyltransferase — encoded protein: MNQPNQAVVMASTLYIVPTPIGNMKDITQRALDVLKHVDLIAAEDTRHSGILLQNFAINARLFALHDHNEQQKADQLISLLQQGDSIALVSDAGTPLINDPGYHLVNRCREAGIRVVPLPGPCAAITALSAAGLPSDRFCYEGFLPAKTKGRKDVLQSLEQETRTLIFYESTHRLLDSLADMVEVWGPERHVVLAREITKTWESIEGRPVGELLAWVKEDENRHRGEMVLIVEGYKKPEDDSAISPDVVRTLNLLQKELPPKKAAAITAEIYGLKKNMLYKLMLDNQADE
- the dagF gene encoding 2-dehydro-3-deoxy-phosphogluconate aldolase encodes the protein MKLSPNFYRDRVCLNVLAGSHQNAKDIYAAAETFVVVGVLSKNYPDLESAIADMRIYAQETDNALSVGLGAGDPNQSTMVSLISKEVQPQHVNQVFTGAPISRALLGQNETFVNALISPTGTVGMVKISTGPLSSQAPDGIVPIETAIMMLKDMGADSVKFFNMKGLTYIEEYKAIAKACAEFDFSLEPTGGIDLDNFAEILQIALDAGVKKIIPHIYSSIIDKESGNTRPEDVRQLLQMVKQAVN
- a CDS encoding DgaE family pyridoxal phosphate-dependent ammonia lyase; the protein is MQSIYDKYQLKHVINASGRMTILGVSTPTPEVVERVAYGLNNYFEIKDLVNKTGEYIASLLNVEAAVVVSCASAGIAQAVAAVIVQDDDDLLLNLHSSDKVVPREIILPKGHNVNFGAPVDTMVSLGGGKVVEAGFANECNAAQLAAKITPNTAAILYIKSHHTVQKSMLTVEQAAKVAHDHQLPLIVDAAAEEELTAYYQAGGDIVIYSGAKAIEGPTSGLVIGKKQYVEWIKRQSQGIGRAMKVGKEGILGLTLAIEQYLTATKETGAEMVNRMSQFISDLNAIKGISAQIVWDAAGRDIARTEISFDEKTIGKTTYQIMAELKQGDTAIYFREYKANEGKVEADIRSVSTEQLNVISKNIRLLVEGI